The following DNA comes from Brassica oleracea var. oleracea cultivar TO1000 chromosome C5, BOL, whole genome shotgun sequence.
NNNNNNNNNNNNNNNNNNNNNNNNNNNNNNNNNNNNNNNNNNNNNNNNNNNNNNNNNNNNNNNNNNNNNNNNNNNNNNNNNNNNNNNNNNNNNNNNNNNNNNNNNNNNNNNNNNNNNNNNNNNNNNNNNNNNNNNNNNNNNNNNNNNNNNNNNNNNNNNNNNNNNNNNNNNNNNNNNNNNNNNNNNNNNNNNNNNNNNNNNNNNNNNNNNNNNNNNNNNNNNNNNNNNNNNNNNNNNNNNNNNNNNNNNNNNNNNNNNNNNNNNNNNNNNNNNNNNNNNNNNNNNNNNNNNNNNNNNNNNNNNNNNNNNNNNNNNNNNNNNNNNNCTCAAAATCTAAAAATTAAATAATATAAAACATATAACTTTAAATAATGTAAAATTAAAATTGGATTTATTTGAAAATTTTGATGGAGGACGAAATTTTTTATATGTTTTGAGCATTTTAGTGTATCCTAAATATTTGTTTCAAGTCGGGTTTGAATCTGGTTCTTCCTATATTAAAATTGTATATCCAATCATGTATTAATCAATTTTGATTTGGGTTTGGTACTATTTTTTGGATCATGTCCGATTCGTTTTTTGGATCCGGATATTTTGCACAACTCTATCATTTATCATAATTTTTTTTATAAAAACAAAATTTGATCAATGCAAGACATGTCAGATGATGTATTACTCCGTTACAGTTTTTAACTTTTGAAAATAAACTAAAACAAATACGAGACATGCCAATGCTTATTTAAATAAAATTATATAAAACTTAAAATATACACTTATATATAAATTATAGTTTATAATAAACCAAGTTTTGTAAACAAAATAATCCCGTGCTTTGAAAGCGCGGATCAAAATCTAGTGTAAGTTTAAAGGTGATTTGATTCACAAGTAGAAAGAATATAAAGCACCATATAAAAAGAACCATTGTATCTTTTTTATTCTCTCTTGAGTAAAGAAAGATCGCTGCTGTTTTTCTTCTTTTGAACTCTTTTTTGTTTCCAAAAAACTTGAGTAAATTCATTATGTTTTGTCATTCGATCTTATTGCTATAGTTTTTCCTCCATTAAAGTAGAAATCCAGCTGGTTTGGTTCTTGCAGCATAAGAGAACTTTGATGTGTTGTACTTCCTGTGAACTCCTGTTAGCTTCCCTGTTCCTGCCTTGTGATGGAAACCAACCATCTTTCTTGCACATGCTCTGGAAAAGAAATCAAAAAGCTGGTTTTCCTAATTGGAATTATAGGTTTTGAAATGACATTGCAAATGTATGTTCATGACTTGTGACCCTTACAGAAGCTGTTCTTCCTTGTAGCCTGTGTGAAACTCACAGGTTTTGCCCCATTCCTGAAAACCTTTAAGTGTACACTGAGCAGTGTAGATTGCCGAGGCTGCTAGCTTACAGAAGCTGTTTCCTTTTTCGATTTGGGCTTTTGTTTCCTTTTTGTTCTAATTACTGAGCAGTGTAGATTGCCGAGGCTGCTAGCTTAGATGGAGTATACTCCAGCATCTCGTACTCGACGAGGCAAAGCTCGATGATAAAAAACGATAAAACCTCAACCTGAAACCACAATTTCATATCACACAGCCTTAGATATATAAATGCCCCAATTCAAGCTTTTCTACAAAAGGGGCAAACCTTTTTGTCAGATTGGGAAGCTTTGAGAAACCTTTTCATGAACACATACGGAGTAGGCAATGAGAAATTGAACTGCAAGGTGTTGGCTATTAGCTTCTCCTGCAAATAGAAGGCAGAATAAGGTCAACTGAAACTGAAACTGAAAATCACTGTAGTAAGAAGATTAATGATCAAAGAGAAAAACGATATTTTTACCATATCCAATACTTCTCTTCTAGTGTAAGCTTTATCAGAGATCAAGATGAGATCATCTACTACTGGAACTGAGACTTCCTCGTATTTACAAGCTAGCAACAAAGCGGTCACACCAACGAGCTGGAGCTTTTTCCTAACGATTTGATGAACAGCAAGGAATCTATCGATGACATTGATTGTGAGATAAAAGGGTTTCCTCCATCAGTTCAAACTTGTCGTGCACATCAATCAACCAGTCAATGAGGATTCCTCTCATCCTCTCATTAAGATCTTGCTGACTGTCCATGTAGTTACAACTAAGTTTGATGCAGCTCAACCAACGGTTACGTCGGTTCCTACCTAACCGACGTTATACCTTCTGTTTCCTTTTTCGATTTGGGCTTTTGTTTCCTTTTTGTTCTAATTACTATTAGGTTAAGGATTTTCCTTTATTATGTTGCTTATGATTTTCTAGATAGTATAAATAGGGATTGTATTCAATACCTAGAAGGACGATTTGATAATAAGAATTATAAGGTTTTGGTTTTAAAGAGCTTTGCAAAAGGCACTGCGAAGAGTATTCGCGTTCTATCAATCTTGTTTTCGAGTTACCTTCGAACACAAGTAACCGGTTTTAAGATCAAACCCTTGATCTTCGAAACCTATAGCTTCCGCTCTCTATCAGTTGGTATCAGATTCAGAACGTTTCGGGAAGAAATTCGCGTTTTCAATGACAAAGAAGACGGGAACCGGAAGTGGCGACATCGATGGAGCCACGTCCGAATGGACTGAGTTACGAACCGTACTCGTGGGGATGCAGACGGAAAATACCGCTTCTATCCAGCAATTAGGTGACACGGTGAGCACGTTAGCAGCTCGCATTGAAGCCTTAACAACTGCCTTAACCGCTCGTTTGGATCCTCAAGTCCAACCCGTCGCGCAAGGCCAACCTCAACAGCCGCTTCACCTTCCACCTCCACCTCACCACCGTCCACCTCGAGACCAACAACAACTCCATCCACAGCAACAACACCATCCTCGCGCACCACCGCAGCACCAACAACAACAACATCCGCACCAACGACATAATTTTCACGCCGAGAATGAAGATGACCTCCATCGGCAAGTGTATTTTGAGGATCTCCAGCAACGACACAACTATGATAAAAAGCTTTCGGGTTGATATCCCAGAATTTCACGGAGGTCTCCGCGGCGACGAACTAATCGATTGGCTAGTATCGGTAGAAGAAATCATGGAGTTCAAACAGGTTCCGCTCGACCGTCGTGTACCCCTAGTAGCAATGCGTTTCCGCGGCCATGCGGCCACTTGGTGGAAACAACTTAAGACAACTAGATCACGTACGGGCAAGACACCAATTAATTCTTGGGTTAAGTTGACAAAGCACCTACGTCAAACGTTTCTTCCGCATAATAACGAGAGTACCATGTATACGAAGCTTCAAAATTTGCGGCAAGGAACTCGTAGTGTCGATGAGTACGCGGAGGAATTTGCTTTGTTGTTAACTCGTAACGAGATTAATGACAGCCAAGTGCAACTTGTTTCTCGTTTCATTGGAAGCCTACGGCAACAATTACAAAATTCAATGGCTCAATTCGATCCAACTACAGTGGGTGAAGCACACCGCCGCGCAGCTTCGTTTGAACAGCAATCTCGGACACCTAGCTGGCCGCAATCTTCGAATCGTAACCGCTCTCAAGATCAGACAGGGAGCAGTACGCCGGCAACGAAGGAAGCTGGTGATACCGCCAATTCCGCACCAAAACCACCGGTGCAAGATGAACAACAACTCCGGAGATCAGCACGTCTCAATGCTATTAAATGTTATGCTTGTGGAGAAACAAGTCACAGACAGTCAGCTTGTCCTCATGCAACACGCCGAGGGTTACTAATTGATGAAACAATTGACGAAGTGGACGTTTACGACTCGCAAGAGGACATTGACCTGCTCGATGATGATGTTCATCGCACCACCGGCGACACGGGGCACTTACTTGTAGTTCGCAGGACTTGTCTTACACCTCGTCGTCATGATGAAAAGTGGCTGCGAACGAATATCTTTCGTTCCACTTGTACAATCAACGACCGTGTCTGCAGTTTTGTGATCGACTCCGGCAGCAGCAAAAATGTAATTTCGGAAGATGCAGTGGACAGATTGGGACTCGTTCGTGAAGCACACCTCGCGCCCTACACTCTCGGGTGGCTCAACGACAAAGTGAACCTCCGTATTTCTCAACGAGCAATTGTTACGTTCTCTATCGGTCCGCATTATAAGGATCGTATATATTGTGATGTGGCTCCAATGGATATCAGCCACTTATTGTTGGGCAGACCATGGGAGTTTGATCGAGACATCATCCATTACGGCGCAGAGAACACTTATCAATTCACTTGGCATACTCATAAGATCCTACTCCTTCCATCTAAAGACTCTCCTCCGCCTTCCCCAATTCCCGCCCTGCCACCGCCTTCCTCGTCATCCACACCGAGCAAGCCATCTCTCATCTGTTCGTATGAAGCTTTCAAATCCGAACTTAGCACGGAAGGTTTGGCACTGGCCTTAGTCCCCGCGTCTATCTCGCCGCCTTCCCCCACCATAATTCACAAAGACATTGCAGCAGTATTAACGGAGTTTCTGGATGTCTTCCCAACGGACCTGCCTAGTTCCTTACCACCATTACGGGACATTCAACACCATATCGATCTAGTTCCAGGAGCAACACTACCAAACCGTCCTCACTACAGAATGAGTCCTGACGAACACGAAGAACTACGCCGCCAAGTGGAGGAATTGCTTCGAAAGGGTCACATTCGCGAGAGCTTATCTCCGTGCGCGGTTCCCGCCCTTCTCATTCCAAAAAAGATGGGTCTTGGTGTACGTGTGTTGATAGTCGAGCCATCAACAAAATCACTGTACGTTACCGTTTCCCGATCCCACGGCTCGATGATCTTCTGGACCAAATCGGAGCAGCTTCAATCTTTTCAAAAATTGATCTTAAAAGCGGCTATCATCAAATACGGATCAGGCCAGGAGATGAATGGAAAACAGCATTTAAGACCCGTGAAGGATTGTTCGAATGGCTCGTCATGCCTTTCGGATTGTCTAACGCACCAAGTACTTTCATGCGTATCATGAACCAATCATTACGACCATTCATTGGGAAATTCGTTGTCGTCTACTTCGAAGACATTCTGATTTTTAGCTCCTCCATGGAAGAACATATTTCCCATATCCGTGACGTCTTATATGTGCTTCGGCGTGATCAACTATTCGCAGCAAAACAAAAATGCGAGTTCGGTGTTCCTGAGGTGTTATTCTTGGGATACGTCGTATCTGGTAAAGGATTATCAATGGACCAATCCAAGGTCGAAACCGTGAGGTCTTGGCCAGTCCCTATGACCGTCTCGGAGGTTCGAAGTTTCCATGGTCTGGCGTCCTTTTATCGGCGGTTCGTGGATCACTTTAGTACCATTATGGCACCTATAACTACTTGTATGAAAGAAGGCAAGCTTCAATGGTCACCGGAGGCAACCAAAGCTTTCGAACTCATTAAAACGAAGCTGACGACCGCGCCTATTCTTGTACTACCAGACTTCACCGAGACCTTTGAGTTGCATAGTGATGCGTCTAAACTAGGCATTGGGGCTGTTCTCAGTCAACGGGGTCGCCCTATAGCCTATTTTAGCGAAAAACTGGCTGGTGCTCGCTCCAGATATAGTACTTACGACGTGGAATTCTACGCGATCGTCCATGCTATAAAACATTGGCGACATTATTTAGTGCACCGCAAATTTATACTCTTTACAGACCATGACGCCTTACGTCACCTGGATAGCCAAGCTAAAGTCTCTGCCCGCCATGCGTCCTGGATCGCCTACCTCCAGCAGTTCGGGTTTTCAATTCGTCACTAGTCGGGCAAGACAAATCGTGTAGCGGATGCTCTTAGCCGACGTCACAGTGTGCTCACGACGATGCAAACATCTGTTACGGGATTTTCATCTTTGGTTGAGTTATATCCGACAGACGTATACTTTGCACACGTGTTGGAGGAAGCCACTAATGGCGTTTCTAAAGACTTTACTCTGCACGATGGCTTCTTATTCAAGGGACTGCGTTTGTGCATTCCCGAGAGTAGTTTACGCTTGAAGATAATTCAAGAACTTCACAACGAAGGACATGTTGGTCGGGATCGTACCTTGCACCTCGCTTCTTCTTCGTATTTTTGGCCTTCTATGCACAGGGATGTGGAGCGTTTTGTACAACGGTGTCACGTTTGCCAATTAGCCAAAGGCAAAGCCTCAAATGCAGGTTTATATCTGCCCCTGCCTCTCCCCACGTAGCCATGGACGTCGATAAGCATGGATTTTGTCCTTGGGTTACCTCGCACTCAAAGAGGGAATGATTCCATATTCGTCGTCGTCGACCGTTTTTCCAAGATGGCACGTTTTGTCCCCTGCAAGAAGACGTCTGATGCAGTGAATATTGCTGTCCTATTCTTTCGGGAGATTTACAAACTTCACGGCCTTCCTCTTTCTATAATATCCGACAGGGACACACGGTTTCTAGGGCATTTTTGGCGTTCCCTATGGAAGCTTCTCGGTACTAGTCTCGATATGAGTTCGGCGTATCACCCACAAACCGATGGCCAAACCGAAGTCACTAATCGTTCTCTTGGAAATCTTCTTCGATGCTTGGTTGGCGACAATATAAAGAGTTGGGATAATAAGCTTTGTCAAGCTGAGTTTGCACATAATCATGCTCTCAATCGGAGCTTGGGATATTGTTCGTTTCAGGTTGTTTATGGGGTTATCCCTCGTGCTCCGCTCGATCTCTCTTCCTTGCCTGATCAGACACGCTTACATGGCGAGGCTGTCGACTTCGTGGAGGATGTGTAGAACATCCATCGCCTTGCTCTTGAGCACCTAACGGCTTCCACGGCTCGTTACAAACGCGATGCCGATAAAAAGCGACGAGAGGTCATTTTTGAACCAGGTGCGCTTGTTTGGGTAGTCTTGACCAAGGAACGTTTTCCAGCAGGCGAGTACAATAAACTCAAGTCTCGCAAGATCGGCCCTGTCGAGGTTGTTGAACGCATCAACCCCAA
Coding sequences within:
- the LOC106295157 gene encoding cyclin-B2-5-like, with product MEKLIANTLQFNFSLPTPYVFMKRFLKASQSDKKVEVLSFFIIELCLVEYEMLEYTPSKLAASAIYTAQ